The following proteins are encoded in a genomic region of Stutzerimonas stutzeri:
- a CDS encoding MerR family transcriptional regulator: MTESARASTLHYSESFKQQELFPIREVSRLTGVNPVTLRAWERRYGLIQPTRTDSGHRLYSMADVEAVRRILAWTERGVAVSKVGSILSRSETSRTGRPLEQAQAMTSEWGEWQAQVQHAVSRFDETRLDQLYGQIFSTYPLPVVFQDILLPLWQQMLVCQSEFGQTSEWLFFDNYLRARALQRLQLGRAQTEDRVVLAAIPGHCRELELLVAGLLLSCDQVAVSVLAIGQPLDELALVCEKLQPRALVLYANAPPKMPLLRQVGKLALRLDCPLAMAGETAEDALRGSPIASLGSVSRLMQRRLLQFLDGKLDT; encoded by the coding sequence ATGACCGAAAGCGCCCGTGCGTCCACCTTGCATTACTCCGAGTCGTTCAAGCAGCAAGAGCTGTTTCCGATCAGAGAGGTTTCCCGGCTGACCGGTGTCAACCCGGTTACCCTGCGCGCCTGGGAACGTCGCTATGGCTTGATCCAGCCGACCCGCACCGATAGCGGCCATCGTCTGTATTCCATGGCCGATGTCGAAGCGGTGCGCAGGATTCTGGCCTGGACCGAGCGTGGTGTGGCGGTCAGCAAAGTCGGCAGCATTCTGTCGCGCAGTGAGACAAGCAGGACCGGACGGCCTCTGGAACAGGCCCAAGCGATGACCAGTGAGTGGGGCGAGTGGCAGGCGCAGGTGCAGCATGCCGTGAGTCGTTTCGACGAGACCCGTCTCGATCAGCTATACGGCCAGATCTTCTCGACATACCCATTGCCGGTGGTGTTTCAGGACATCCTGCTGCCGCTGTGGCAGCAAATGCTGGTGTGCCAGAGTGAGTTCGGCCAGACCAGCGAATGGTTGTTCTTCGACAATTACCTGCGTGCGCGGGCGCTGCAACGGCTGCAACTGGGGCGGGCTCAGACGGAAGATCGCGTGGTCCTCGCGGCGATACCGGGACACTGTCGTGAGTTGGAGTTGCTGGTCGCTGGGCTGCTGCTGTCCTGTGATCAGGTGGCGGTCAGCGTACTGGCAATAGGGCAGCCGCTGGACGAGCTGGCACTGGTCTGCGAAAAACTGCAGCCGCGCGCACTGGTCCTGTATGCCAATGCCCCGCCGAAGATGCCGCTGCTCAGGCAGGTCGGCAAGCTGGCTCTGCGGCTCGACTGCCCGCTGGCCATGGCCGGCGAGACAGCTGAGGACGCGCTGCGAGGCTCACCCATCGCCAGTCTGGGTAGCGTCAGCAGACTGATG
- a CDS encoding PAS domain-containing protein, whose translation MINAKLLQLVVEASNDGIVVAEQEGDDNILIYANPAFQRLTGYEVDEILYQDCRFLQADDRNQPELAAIREAIREGRPCRHTIRNYRKDGTAFWNELSITPVFNEGDQLTYYIGIQKDVTATVEAKQRVRELEAEVAALRQQLATIGG comes from the coding sequence ATGATCAATGCAAAACTGCTGCAGTTGGTGGTCGAGGCCTCCAATGACGGAATCGTGGTTGCCGAGCAGGAAGGCGACGACAACATCCTCATCTACGCCAACCCGGCGTTTCAGCGGCTCACCGGCTACGAAGTCGACGAGATTCTCTACCAGGATTGCCGTTTCCTGCAGGCCGACGACCGTAACCAGCCTGAGCTCGCCGCGATTCGCGAGGCGATTCGCGAAGGCAGGCCTTGCCGGCACACCATTCGCAATTACCGCAAGGACGGCACGGCCTTCTGGAACGAGCTGTCGATTACCCCCGTCTTCAACGAAGGCGACCAGCTCACCTACTACATCGGCATCCAGAAAGACGTCACCGCGACCGTCGAAGCTAAGCAGCGTGTGCGTGAACTGGAAGCCGAAGTCGCCGCCCTGCGTCAGCAGCTCGCCACTATCGGCGGTTGA